The Pseudomonas sp. B21-023 genomic interval GCAAACACGCTGTCGCCCAGCGGGCCACCTTCAACCTTGGTCGAGCGCTCGCTCAAGCCCAGTCCGCGCACGTAGTTGTTCTCCACGAACAGGCTCCATTCCTCGCCAGGCTGGGCCAGCAGGTCCTGACGGAACTGCGGCTGCCAAAGCACCTCGAAAAAATCGCCGCCATCAAGAAAGTAGCGACCGCTCACCGCGGTCACCGGCCACTTGCGTTCGAAGCGGGTGTGGATCAGGAAGCTGCGAAAATCCTGGGGTGTGAAGCTGTCGATCACACTGACCTCGTCCGCCACCCCCCACTGGATCACCTGCCGCCCGATGCGCCAGCTGGTCGTCTCGCCTTCCCATTCGACGTACCCTTCCCACACCCTGGCAGTGCTTTCGTTTTCGTCGGCTGCCGAACGCATGCGCTTGTGCTCCAGCTCCAGGTCCGCCGAAACCAGCGTGCGCAGGCCGTCGGCCTGGTGATCCAGCTCGACCCGGCCACGACCTCGCAGGCCATTGTCCAGACTAGATTTCAAGGCGCTAGAGCCCACCTCGCCTCCGCTGCCCAGGCCAACCGCCGAGCGCAGGTCGAGAAACCCCGTCACCGTGTTCTGTCCACCCAGGGCCGCCAGCGCCTGAGCGCTCACGCAAGACGCGCCAGCCAGCGACAAGACGGCTGCAAGTGTTCGAACAATCCCGGCCATCACTCCACCATCCTGCTGGTTTCGTCACTGACCAGGCGTTGCACGTCCGCAGGTTCGGCAAAGTGCTCGATGCCTTTCTCCATCTGCCGCACCGTCACCAGCGACGCAGGCAGCCCGGTATCGACGCGAACCCAACGTCGCTCCATCAGCGTCTGATGGCCGTTGCGCAGATCATTCACCTGCACGAAACGCTCGTACAGGGCAGAGCCATATGCCTGAACTTCGGTGCGCCGAACCTGCTTGATCAACTGGCCGGCAGCATCGAAAAAGTCGATCCGACTGGGGAAGTAACTGCCGTCGGCACGGATGTAGTAGCGCCGTTTGGCATACGCCGAGTTCGACGACGGCTTGGCCTGGCAATCCACCACGTGCACTGCGAAACCTTCCTCGCTGGCCTGCTCCACATAGCTGAATGTCCAGTCCTCGAGGTTGATCTTCTGCAGGTCCTCGTAGATCAAGTCGGACCCGACCCAGGTCTGGTGCTTGGAAGATACCCGCCGAACCCGGCTGGCGGCCGGCAAGTAGAGGTATTGCAGGTCCTCCGCGCCACGCACCTCCTCGTTGAAAGTGGCGATGTTGCGAATGCTGCGGGGATAGAAGAACTTCTGCAGGTCGAGGTCCCCCTGTTCGCCTGCCAGGTGATACCAAAGCAACCCGCGCTGACGCTTGGTTCCAGCCTTGTCGGTCAGGGTGACCAACAACATCGAGACCGAGTCCTTGCCGGTTGGGCGCTCCTCGGAACGCTCGATGATATCCCTTGGCACCAGGTTGCCCGCCGGCATGCCGGCGAAAGCCAGCAGCGGACAGAGCACGCCGATGATCATCAGCAAACGCTTCATGGCTGCACGCTCCCGGCCTGGCGATAAGTGGCGAGCATGCCGCCGGCGAGACCTGCGGGGCGGTGGACCTCTTCCAGGGCGATGTGCTGGTCGGTTTCGCGCAGCGCCTCGCGGATACAGATCGCAGCCGTGTCCAGGACATGCTCGTCCTTGCCGGGAACGCCAAGGGCGAAGCGCACCAGGGCATCGCCAGGGCCTGCCGAGCCCCCTGGGTTGAGCGAGCCACGCACACCGTAGCCGACATACAGATGATTGAGGAAGGCGCGTGCATGCATGGCCGTGAACAGTGCGCCAGCCATGAGGAACACGCCATGGGCACCCACCTGCGCCTCGTCGCCCAACGGCAACAGACCGTGGAAACGGCGTACCTGGTCAATGCGCGAACGTACCCGCTTCACCAAACCGTGCGGCTCGTGCATTGCCGCCAGCAAACGACGCTTGCTCAGCAGGTCCAGGCCCGTGCCGAAGATCAGTGCCTGGTCGCGGCAACGCTCGAACAGGGTGCGGTCCCGTAGCGCGAGGAAGCCACCGATGGTCGTCGGCATCTCCTTCGTCGCGCTCAGCAGCACACCGTCGGTTAATGCGCACAGGGCCTGAACAATGCTCAATTCGTCATGGCCAAGCCATTCGCAGGAGTACTCGCGGATCAGGCAGGCATTACTGAGGATCCGCGTCGCGTCGAGTAGCAGCGGGATGCCGTAGCGGTCAGCCACCGCCTTGACCGCGCGCAGGTTGTCCAGCGAAACGGGCACGCCGCCAATGGCATTGGTGCAGGCTTCGACCAGCAGGAAAGGTATGCGCTGGCGGCCCACACGCTTGATCGCCTGCTCCAGGGCCACGCAGTCCAGGTCAGCGCGAAATTGGCCGCCGGCATCTGCCGTAGACACCGTGCAGTATGTGGCGCCCCTGAGCTGAAGGTGCGCCTGCAGCGTGGGAAATGGCGCGCTGCCAAGCACGCAGTCGCCTGCTGTGACAAGGGCGTTGACCAGCAACGCCTCCGCCAGCCGCCCCTGGGCCAACGCCAGCACCTGGGGCAGGCCGAACAAGGCCTGGAACGCCGCAGCCAGTCGCTCGTCCAGCTCACCGTCGCCGTCCTGCCGCAATAGAGGAACGCTCGGGTAGTCGCGGTGCATCAGGCTGTCGGTCTGGTAGTCATCCCGGACCAGGCGCGACGGTATCAGGTCAAGGTTGAACCCATGTTGAGCCAGGACCCGCGCGCGGGCCTCGACGGTGTCGGCCAGCAACGTCATGCCAAGGCTCCCTCGGACACGTCGATGATCCTGTGGTTCATGCGATTGAGGTCGAAGAACATCACCTTTGGCAGCACGATCGGTTCACGGAAACCCGGCACCAGGTCATGCAGCAAGTGGTTCACACACTCAGTGGCTAACAGCGATGTCGCGATCAGAGGCCCCACAGCTACCGTTGGCACCTTGCCAACCTCGAGGCTGCGGACAATCGCCTGCATGTGCTGGGGCACGAAGATTTCGTCGAAGATCCGCGGCAAGGTGCCCTGCTCCTTGGCCATCTTGAGCGTCTGCGTCCAGTACTCCATTCCCAACCCTTGCGGTGAGGAGCACAGGGCAAAGCAGCCGAAACCCATGATCGGCCCGACAACGCTGAACACCCCACGCTCGCGCGCCTTGCGGTGGATGGACTCACGCAGCGAGTGGGGCACGTTGGCATCCAGGCAGTCGACCAAGATGTCAGCGCCCGACAGAAACTCGTCCTGGTTGTGCTCGGTGATGCCTTCGACAAAGATCTCGACCTTGGCCCGGGGATTGAGGTCGAGAATCAGCTCGCGATACACCAAGGCCTTGTTTCGGCCCAGCGAAGCGCCCGTCGCGGCCCATTGGCGGTTCATGTCGGGCGGATCGAAAGCGCCCGGATCAGCCAGCTTGAATGACTGTACGCCCATCCGGCACAGGGTAAGTGCCATGGCGCCACCCACGCCGCCACAACCGGCGATCACCACCCGGCTGGACGCAAGCTTGTCGATGCCCGCCTCGGTCAACAGAGGTAGCGAGCGGTTCAGCATATCGTCGTTGCTCATCCTGAAACTCCTTTTCTCACGAGTGTGGATCCTTGCCTTGGCAATGCTGCCAGAGGCCGTCATGCCTCCCGCGAGGCGCAGGAGGGACACACTGCCAACACTTCCTTCGGCAAAATGTCACAAACAATTTCGAGCCTGCCCTATAGCACCGGCCAGCCAATTAAACCGACGAGTAAATAAATAACGGTAAATCGCAGGCACAACGGGACACCACACAGTATGTGTGCAACACCGCTAATTAATAAAACCCTCAGTACACTATTGGAACTTTTAAACTGCAAAGTTTAATTTGTCAGTCGCTGGCACGAACAAACTAAACTCGTAAGTTTAATTGCCACGCAACCGAGCGCAGCAAGCCAAAGCAACCTTGAAAGCAGCACCAAGAATCCCGCCTCAAGACAAATAGAAAAAACACTTAAAATCAATGACTTGAAAATACCAGACCCAGCTGGATAGACACTGCAGCGCACAACTACACCCGAGAATTGCAGCCGCGATCACACCACTCGCCAACCGTTTGAGCGTGGCCAACCCGGACGAACGTCAACAGAAGAAATAGTTATTAACTTAGAATATTCGCGGATACTAAACGGAGCGCCAAGACAATACAAGCCACTCTTTAGCCATTATCGATAGCCCTGCGCAACGAGGCGACTTTCGCACGCAGCAGATGCGCGAGATAAAGCACAATCTATTATCCGGCACGCCTGTATTCAGCAGGCCCAGCGAAACACATGGCAAACGCTTGGGCAGCGCTGCTCGATATCAGGGGGGATCAACGCTCGCACCTTGGCCATTGCCCGAGCAGCAGTCGAGACCTGCTCGGCATTGCAGTTGGCCACCGGCGATGCGGGGTATCAGGGGTTAGCGTTGCAGCGCACTTGAGATCGAACGCCGCGCGGGCGGCGCTTGATCTGATAGACGCTGCAAGGGTTGCGGCGGGCTCCAGTCACCCCGATGATCGGGTCAAGGCGCTGGACAAGGCAGGCGCTCTCAGAAGCGCGCCACCATCCCCACCCGCCAGGTACGTCCCGGCGCCGGCATGAAGCTCTGCGCCAGCGGATCCAGGTAGTAGCGGTCCGTCAGGTTCTGCACCGACACGTTCAGCTCGGTGTGCTCCAGCACCTTGTACTTGAGGAACAGGTCGAACAGCGCCACCGAGCGGTAGTCGATCTGCGGCGTGGTCGCGCCGGTCTGCCAGGGCTTGTCCATCTGCGCGGTGGGCCCCGAGGTATAGGTCATGCGCCCGCCCACGGTTAGCGCCTCGTCGAAGAAGCGCAGGCCGGTCAACAGGTTGGCCGAGAAGCGTGGCGGGTTCTGCGTGTTGGTGTAAGAGCCCATGTAGCTGCCTGGCGTGCAGTCCGGGGTGTCGTGAGTGCGCTGGTACTGATTGGCGCTGGCGCGCAGCTTGCCGGCAAAGGCTGCGTCGCAGGTCTCGGTCATCAGGTAGTAGGTGGCCGACAGGTCGGCAAACACCCGCCCCGCATCGTAGTGCGACTGCAACTCCAGGCCGCGGGTGTGGAAGCTGTCGGTATTGCTGAAGGTCATCTGCCCCCACAGCCCCGGGCTTGGGTCGTAGTAGCGGGTGATGTAGTGCTTGATGTCGTTGTCGAAGTACGCCAGCTTGGCCGATGCCTCATCCCCGGCGGTCAGCAGGCTGCTGCGCAAGGCACTGACCCCCACCTCCCAGCTGCGCGAGCGCTCAGGCTTGAGGTGCTTGCCCGGGGTGACCTGCTGGGTGCCCTGGCTGGTCTCGAACAGCGAAGGCAGGCGCAGGCCTTGGGTATAGGAGGCATACACGAAGGTGTCGGGGAGGAACTCGACGTTGATGCCGAAAGCCGGCGAGAAGCCTCCGCCGCTGCTCTTGCCCTGCGGGGTGTAGTTGTAGCCGGTGGTCACATTGCTGACGCTTTCCGGGTGGACGACCACATTGGTCGCGCCGGACTCGTTGAACGGCACGCCATTGAACGGCTCGTTGCTGTTCTCGAAGACGATGCCATTGTTCAGGCGCGGGTCGGTGGCGTCGGTGTACTGGCCGTTCTGGTCAGGGAACCACATCATGCTGCCCCAGTGCCCCGGGCTGCTGGCGGTAATCCAGCGCATTTCGCGCTCCTCGCGCCGTGCCTCGGCGAGCACGGTGTTGTCCTTGGTGCGGTAGTGGGCATAGCGGCCGCCACCCCACAGCGTCACCGCCTCGATGGGCTTGTACTCCAGGTTGCCGTTGAAGCTGAACTCCTGGCGCGACGCATCGCGCAACATGCGGTTGGCATTGATGTCGTGCTGGGTGGCCACCACGTTCTTCTGCGGCTGCAGGTCCTCGAGCTGGAACGCACCGCCCAGGTCGAGCTTGAAATCGCCATGGTCGGTGCTGAACCGCGACACGTTGCTCAGGTCGCCACCGATGCGACGGTTGTCCTGGCGCGACCAGGCACGGTCGGTCCGGAACAGCTGCGACTTGGGCGCCATCCAGGCCGCGCTCAAGGTGCTGGTCTTCGAGTCGGTCATCCACAGGTTGGTGGTGAGGTCCACCCACGGATTGCCTTCGGGCAGGTAGTGATAGCGTGCGGTGTAGGTGTCGATCTCGATTTCGCTGGTGGGGTACTGGTAGATGCCGGCGGTGCCATAGCGGAAGATATCCGACGGCATGATCTCGCCCATGTGCCCGTCGAAGCGCCGGTAGCCGAAGTCCAGGGTGTGGTCGTCGGCCAGCCGCCAGGTGGTCTTGAGCAGGTAGGAGTCGGTCTCGGCCGACGAGTTGAGCACTTCCTCGCCGGCATTGTAGGTGTTGGCGACACTGGCCTGCTCCTCGCCCCAGCGATCGTAGAGGCGGTAACGGTCCTGGCCCTTCTTGCCAGAGAAGTAGTTGCCTTGGTTGCGGTGCGCATAGGCCGCCACCAGGTCGAATCGCTCGTGGGAATAGGCAAAGGCGGCGCTGCCGGATTCGGCCTTGGAGCCGAACAGGCTGCCGCGCTCATCACGCGGCGCTGCACTCAGGTCCTCGTCCCTGGAGTTGCGGTTGCGGTGTTCAGGCTCCACGCCGTTGTTCCACAGGTTGCCGGTCAGGCGCACGCCGACATCCTTGCCATCGACCAGGATGTCATCGACGCCAATGGTCTTCATCTCCACCGAACCGCCAATCGCCCCCGAGCGGGTGCTCGGCCCTTTGTTCACGGTAACGCTGCTGATCAGGTCCGGGTCGATATAGCTGCGCTGCTGGGTACCGCCGTAGCCGCGGTACACATCCAGCGCCTGCTCCGCGCCATCGACCCTGACCGCGACCCGGCTCTGCCCCTGAATGCCGCGAATATTGACGTCCAGCGCGCCGCCGTTGCGGCTGTCGCCCACCTGCACGCCGGCCACGCCCTTGAGCATGTCGCCCACCGACACGGTGCTGAAGCGGTCGAGGTCTTCACGGGACAGGTGCACCGTCGAACGCGGTGCGCGGTAGGTGTCACGCTGCGGGTCGACCATTTCGCTGGAGGCGACCACGGTAGGTGTCAGCTCCGTTGCCGCCGCCGATGCCTGGGCCTGCGGGATGAGGATGTATGCCCCCCGTGAGTTCGGCAGCAGTTGCAGGCCGGTATGGGCCAGCAGGCGCCGGGTGCCCTCCTGCACCGTAAAGCGCCCCTTGAGCGCCGGCGCGGTGCGGCCGCGGGTCAGGTCGGGGTCGTAAGACAGCAACAGCCCCGCTTGCTTGGCGAACACGCCCAGCGAGGTGCCCAGCGGCCCCTGGGCGATATCGTAGTCGCGGCGCGTGGCGTCGTCGGGCCGGCTGTTCTCGGTTGCCGCCGGGGCGGCCTGGGCCAGGCTTGCGCCAGAGCCCAGCAAACAGCCGAGCACCGCGCACCGTACGGCGAAGCTGATCGGGGACAAGCGTTGCAATGGGCGCGAAACAGGGGGAAGCCGATAACTGGCGGGCATGCTTTTCTCGCTCGTGAGGTCAGTGCCCGGCACTCGATGCGGGCTTGCACCCCTTCTGTCGCACGACAGCGAAAAAGGTATATGCGTGCGATTCGCATTTTCACTTGATCTTGTGATTTAGCCAAATCTAGTGATAATTGTTTGCATTTACGCCCTGATCCCGCTGCCCATGACCCTCTTCAAGAACCCGCCACGGCACATCGAGCACTGCGCCGTGACCACGCTGTATGTCGAACACCACGCCTGGTTGCGCGGCTGGCTGGCGTACCGCTTGCGTTCCTGGGGGCATGGCGTGGCCGATGACCTGGCCCAGGACATTTTCGTGCGCGTGCTGGCCAGCCGGGACACCACCCAGCCTGATACCTTGCGTCAGCCACGTGCCTACCTGGCCCGTATCGCCAATTGCGTGCTGGTCAGCTGGCGTCGACGGCATTCCCTTGAGCAGGCCTGGCTCGAGGCCCTGGCGTTGGTGCCCGAAGCCGAACATCCGTCGCCCGAGCAGCAGAGCGTGATTCTCGAGACCCTGCACGAGATCGACGCCGTGCTCGACAGCCTGCGGCCACGGGTCAGGCAAGCCTTCCTGATGGCAACGCTGGACGGCATGAAGCAGAAAGACATCGCCCAGGCACTGAACATCGCCTTGCCGACAGTGAAGAAGTACATCCACGAAGGCTACGTCGCCTGCCTGAGCCAGATGCGCGATGAATGACCAGCCCCCCATCGCCCAAGCCATTCTCGCCCAAGCCGCCGCCTGGCTGCTGCTGATGCAGGAAGGGCCACTGACGCCGGCACAACAGCTCGAACTGGAGCACTGGCGATACCGCGACGCCGAGCACGAACGCGCCTGGAACCGGGCGCAGCGCCTGCTCTCCCGCCTCGGCACCTTGCCTCCCACCCTGGCCCGACAAACGCTGGTGCGCCCGGACAGCAGCCGGCGCACCGTGCTGCGCAGCTTGCTGGTGTTGCTGGGCGCGGCCCCCCTGGGTTGGTGGGCATGGCGGCGCAGCGAGGGTGGCCTCGACTATCTCACCGCCCTGGGCGAACGCCGGGACGTGCTGCTGGCCGATGGCACCCAGGTTTCCCTCAACAGCCACAGCGAGCTGAGCGTGCGCTTCACGGCCGAGCAGCGCCTGCTGCACTTGCGCCGGGGCGAGATATACATCGTCACCGCGGCGGACCCGTCGCGGCCTTTGCGGGTGCGCACCGGGCAAGGCGTCATGCAGGCGTTGGGCACCCGTTTCAGCGTGCGCCAGTTCCCCCAGGAGACCCTGCTCGCGGTCTACGAAGGCGCCGTCCAGGTCCAGCCCGAAGCCGTCGGCGGTGTCATCGTCCAGGCAGGCTCGCAGCTGCGCTTCAGCCGTGATCGATTCGATCCACTGGAGGATGCACGCGACGCCCAGCTGGCCTGGCGCAATGGCCTGCTGGTAATCGACGAGATGCCGTTGTTGCAATGGACCCAGGAGCTGATGCGCTACAGCGAGCAGCGCCTGGTCTGCGACCCGGCGTTGGCCGAGTTGCAGATTTCGGGCAGTTTCCCGATCGATGACCTGCCCCTGGCTCTGGCCATGTTGGCGCAGAGCCATAAGCTGCGTATCCGCAGCGAGGCCGGGGGGACATTCATCAGCCGCTGACATCACACAGCCGCTCCCGCATGTGCCGTGTAACGCGACGAAATGCCAGCACCTGGCCATTGCCCCCGCACCGCCGTCAATGGGATGATTCGTATTTGCAATATATTCTCATCAAGGCAATCCCGTGTCCCCCAAGCTCCTCCTCGCCGAAGACGATCCCCGCCTGCGCCAGGACCTGGAACACCACTTCCTGCGCCGTGGCTTCAGTGTTCAAGCCTGCGAGAACGGCACCCAGGCCTTGAATGCGATACACCAGACACACTTCGACCTGCTGCTGCTGGACATCATGCTCCCGGGTGTCGACGGCCTCAGCCTGCTCGACGAACTGCGCCGGCACCAGGCCGTGCCGGTGATGCTGATGTCGGCCCTGGGTGCCGAGCAGGACCGCATCAGCGGTTTCACCCGTGGCGCCGACGACTACCTGCCCAAACCCTTCAGCCTGGCCGAGCTCGATGCCCGGGTCGACGCCCTGCTGCGCCGGGTGGCGCTGGACCGGCGCCCGCCCGCTCCGCGCAATGCCTGCGCACTGGACTTCGACACGGCCAACCATGATGTCGCGCACCATGGCCAGAACGCCGGCCTGACCGGTTCCGAGTACCGCCTGCTGATGACCTTGCAGGCCCACCCCGGCGAGGCGCTGAGCAAGGCTTTCCTATATCAAAGCGTCCTGCACCGGGCCTACACCCGCCTCGACCGCGGCCTGGATGTGCATGTCTGCAACCTACGCCGCAAGCTCGCCGCCATCGGTGCGGGGCACCTGGAGATCCAGGCCGTGCGTGGCCAGGGCTATATCCTGGTCGACCCGGGTAGCGCCTGATGCGCCGACATCCGCTGCTGTGGAAACTGGCGCTGCTGCAGGTGTGCTTCTGCCTGCTGCTGACCTGGCTGATCTGGACCTGGGGCCTGTCGGTGGAGCGCAGTACCTACTTCCTCGCCCCCGCCGACCGGATGTTCCTGGCCGGCTTCGCCGAACAGGCCGAGCAGGCCTGGCGCACGGACGGCGCCGTCGGCGTTGAGCGCCTGCGCCGCGAACTGGAAGTCCGGGAAGACACCTGGGTCGCCATCATCGGCCCGCACCTGCAGAGCCTCGGTACCACGTCGTTGAGCGCCGAAGAGGCCAGCCGCCTGACCTTCATGCGCAAGCTCGACTGGCCCATGAGCCGGCGCCTGCAGGACGAGTTGCCCTATGTGAGCATCGAGTTCCCCAGCCGCCCCCAGGAGGGTCGCCTGGTCATTCAGCTCCCCGAGCACCTGCTGCCGACCGGGTTGACCCCCTGGACCCACGTGATCACCCACGGCGTGGCCCCTGCCCTGCTCGCCTTGTTGCTGGGCCTGGCGTTGTACCGCCACCTGGTCGTGCCCCTCAACCGCCTGCGCGACCGCGCCGACGCATTGCGTGCAGACGACCTGGACGGCCCCGGCCTGCCCCTGCAGGAGCGTCGCGACGAACTGGGCGAGCTGGCCCAGGCCTTCGAGCACATGGCTGTGCGCCTGCGCAGGAGCCTCGACCAGCAACGCCTGCTGCTGCGCACCCTGTCCCACGAACTGCGCACGCCACTGGCGCGCCTGCGCATCGCCCATGACAGCGGCCTGCCCCCGGAGCAGTTGCGCCAGCGCCTGGACCGGGAAGTGGACGACATGCAGAAACTGCTGGAGGACACCCTCGACCTGGCGTGGCTGGACACCGAGCAGCCGCAACTGGCGACCGAGCCGGTGCTGGTGCTCTCGGTGTGGGAAGCGCTGGTGCAGGACAGCTGCTTCGAGAGCGGCTGGGCGATGGCGCGACTGCCCTGCTCGCTCGGCCTCGACTGCGTGGTGCAGGCCCACCTGGACAGCCTGGCCCAGGCCTTGGAAAACCTGCTGCGCAACGCCATCCGTCATTCGCCCGCCGGTGGCCAGGTCAGCCTGGAGGGCTGGCGCGAGGGCACGCACTGGCACCTGTGCCTGCGCGACCACGGGCCTGGGGTGCCGGAGGCGGAGCTCGAACCGATCTTCCAGGCCTATCGCCGCCTACCCGGCAGCGGCGCCGGTTTCGGCCTGGGCCTGGCCATCGCCCGGCGCGCCATCGAGCTGCAGGGCGGACGGCGCTGGGCGAGCAATGGCTACCCTGGGTTGTGCCTGCACCTGCTGCTGCCCGCGGCCGAAAGTGTTTAGAAAGTTAATGCGCTTTACTCTCAAATAAGAGCCATTACCATCTGTGATCTCTTGAAATCAGCCCGCCGCGCCGGAGATCACACATGTCGCCCCGCCCGCTTTGCCTATCACCCTTCCTGCTGCTGTCCAGCTGCCTGCTGAGCAGCGCCGTACACGCCGCCAACCAGCCCGCACCGATCGAGCTGGAAAGCCAGAACGTGGTGGCCACCGCGCTGGAAGAGACCAAGCAGGCGCCCGGTGTGTCGATCATCACCGCCGAAGACATCAAGAAGCGCCCGCCGGCCAACGACCTGTCGCAGATCATCCGCACCATGCCGGGAGTCAACCTGACCGGCAACTCCACCAGCGGTCAACGCGGCAACAACCGTCAGATCGACATTCGTGGCATGGGGCCGGAGAACACCCTGATCCTGGTCGACGGCAAGCCGGTCAGCAGCCGTAGCTCGGTACGCTACGGCTGGCGTGGCGAGCGGGATTCGCGCGGCGACACCAACTGGGTGCCGGCCGACCAGGTCGAGCGCATCGAAGTGATCCGCGGCCCGGCGGCGGCACGCTATGGTTCCGGGGCCATGGGTGGGGTGATCAATATCATCACCAAGCAACCGGCGGGCGAGACCCACGGCAACATGACCGTGTACCAGAACTTCCCGCAGCACGGTGACGAAGGCGCCACCAAGCGCGTGAGCTTCGGCCTCAACGGCCCACTCACCGACACCCTCAGCTATCGGGTGTACGGCAACGTGGCCAAGACCGACGCGGACGACTGGGACATCAACGCCGGCCACGAGTCCGCACGCTCCGGCACCCAGGCCGGCACCCTGCCCGCCGGCCGCGAAGGCGTGCGCAACAAGGACCTCAACGGCCTGCTGAGCTGGCGCCTGACCCCGGAGCAGACCCTGGAACTCGAAGCCGGCTTCAGCCGCCAAGGCAACCTGTACGCGGGCGATACGCAGAACACCAACTCCAATGCCAACGTCAAAAGCATGCTGGGCAAGGAGACCAACATTCTCTACCGCGAGAATTTCGCCATCACTCACCGTGGCGATTGGGACTTCGGCAGCAGCATGGCCTTCCTGCAATACGAGAAGACCCGCAACCAGCGCATCAACGAAGGCCTGGCCGGTGGCACCGAAGGTATCTTCAGCAACACCGACTTCTACACCTCGACCCTGCGCGACCTGACCGCCCACGGCGAGCTCAACCTGCCACTGCACGCCTGGCGCGACCAGACTCTGACCATGGGCAGCGAGTGGAGCCAGCAGAAGCTCGACGACCCCAGCGCCAATACCCAGACCACCAGCGAAGGCGGCAGCGTGCCCGGCCTGACCAGCAGCGGCCGCAGCACCAGCAGCCAGGCGCAGATCTTCTCGCTGTTTGCCGAGGACAACATCGAACTGCTGCCCGGCACCATGCTCACTCCGGCGCTGCGCTTCGATCACCACAGCATCGTCGGCGACAACTGGAGCCCGTCGCTCAACCTGGCCCACGCGCTGAGCGACACCCTGACGCTGAAGGCCGGCATCGCCCGCGCCTACAAGGCGCCGAACCTGTACCAGCTCAACCCCGACTACCTGCTCTACAGCCGTGGCCAGGGCTGCTACGGGCAGAGCACCAGCTGCTACCTGCAGGGCAACGCGCACCTGGAGGCCGAGACCAGCGTCAACAAGGAACTGGGCATCGAGTTCCAGGACAACGGCTGGGTCGCCGGCCTGACGTACTTTCGCAACGACTACAAGAACAAGATCGACTCGGGCCTGAGCGGCATCGGCCAGGCAGCCGGTGGCACCGGCGCCAACGCCAACGCCACCCTCTACCAGTGGGAGAACATCCCCAAAGCGCTGGTCGAGGGCCTCGAGGGCACCCTGACCATCCCGCTGAGCGAACAGCTGAAGTGGAGCAACAACTTCACCTACATGCTGCAATCGAAGAACAAGACCACTGGCGAGACCCTGTCGGTGACCCCGGCCTACACCCTCAATTCGATGCTCGACTGGCAAGCCTCCGACGACCTGTCGCTGCAGCTGAGCGTGGCCTGGTATGGCAAGCAGACGCCGAAGAA includes:
- a CDS encoding response regulator transcription factor: MSPKLLLAEDDPRLRQDLEHHFLRRGFSVQACENGTQALNAIHQTHFDLLLLDIMLPGVDGLSLLDELRRHQAVPVMLMSALGAEQDRISGFTRGADDYLPKPFSLAELDARVDALLRRVALDRRPPAPRNACALDFDTANHDVAHHGQNAGLTGSEYRLLMTLQAHPGEALSKAFLYQSVLHRAYTRLDRGLDVHVCNLRRKLAAIGAGHLEIQAVRGQGYILVDPGSA
- a CDS encoding TonB-dependent siderophore receptor, producing the protein MSPRPLCLSPFLLLSSCLLSSAVHAANQPAPIELESQNVVATALEETKQAPGVSIITAEDIKKRPPANDLSQIIRTMPGVNLTGNSTSGQRGNNRQIDIRGMGPENTLILVDGKPVSSRSSVRYGWRGERDSRGDTNWVPADQVERIEVIRGPAAARYGSGAMGGVINIITKQPAGETHGNMTVYQNFPQHGDEGATKRVSFGLNGPLTDTLSYRVYGNVAKTDADDWDINAGHESARSGTQAGTLPAGREGVRNKDLNGLLSWRLTPEQTLELEAGFSRQGNLYAGDTQNTNSNANVKSMLGKETNILYRENFAITHRGDWDFGSSMAFLQYEKTRNQRINEGLAGGTEGIFSNTDFYTSTLRDLTAHGELNLPLHAWRDQTLTMGSEWSQQKLDDPSANTQTTSEGGSVPGLTSSGRSTSSQAQIFSLFAEDNIELLPGTMLTPALRFDHHSIVGDNWSPSLNLAHALSDTLTLKAGIARAYKAPNLYQLNPDYLLYSRGQGCYGQSTSCYLQGNAHLEAETSVNKELGIEFQDNGWVAGLTYFRNDYKNKIDSGLSGIGQAAGGTGANANATLYQWENIPKALVEGLEGTLTIPLSEQLKWSNNFTYMLQSKNKTTGETLSVTPAYTLNSMLDWQASDDLSLQLSVAWYGKQTPKKYDYQGKRVTGSANDQVAPYALVGASGTYALTKNLSLTAGIDNLFDKRLYRAGNAQAVNGIEGAGAATYNEPGRTLYTSLTASF
- a CDS encoding sensor histidine kinase → MRRHPLLWKLALLQVCFCLLLTWLIWTWGLSVERSTYFLAPADRMFLAGFAEQAEQAWRTDGAVGVERLRRELEVREDTWVAIIGPHLQSLGTTSLSAEEASRLTFMRKLDWPMSRRLQDELPYVSIEFPSRPQEGRLVIQLPEHLLPTGLTPWTHVITHGVAPALLALLLGLALYRHLVVPLNRLRDRADALRADDLDGPGLPLQERRDELGELAQAFEHMAVRLRRSLDQQRLLLRTLSHELRTPLARLRIAHDSGLPPEQLRQRLDREVDDMQKLLEDTLDLAWLDTEQPQLATEPVLVLSVWEALVQDSCFESGWAMARLPCSLGLDCVVQAHLDSLAQALENLLRNAIRHSPAGGQVSLEGWREGTHWHLCLRDHGPGVPEAELEPIFQAYRRLPGSGAGFGLGLAIARRAIELQGGRRWASNGYPGLCLHLLLPAAESV